The proteins below come from a single Triticum aestivum cultivar Chinese Spring chromosome 5D, IWGSC CS RefSeq v2.1, whole genome shotgun sequence genomic window:
- the LOC100037615 gene encoding dehydration-responsive element-binding protein 1A: MCPIKREMSGESGSPCSGESFYSPSTSPENQQARQAAWTSAPAKRPAGRTKFRETRHPVYRGVRRRGNAGRWVCEVRVPGRRGSRLWLGTFDTAEAAARANDAAMIALSAGGAGCLNFADSAELLAVPAASSYRSLDEVRHAVVEAVEDLLRREAIAEDDALSGTSSSAPSSLTDDGSSSSPLPEEDSPFELDVLSDMGWDLYYASLAQAMLMAPPSSMAAALGDYGEVDVPLWSYQS, encoded by the coding sequence ATGTGTCCGATCAAGAGGGAGATGAGCGGGGAGTCCGGCTCGCCGTGCAGCGGGGAGAGCTTCTACTCGCCCTCCACGTCGCCGGAGAACCAGCAGGCGAGGCAGGCGGCGTGGACGTCGGCGCCGGCGAAGCGGCCGGCGGGGCGGACCAAGTTCAGGGAGACGCGGCACCCGGTGTACCGCGGCGTGCGGCGCAGGGGCAATGCCGGGCGGTGGGTGTGCGAGGTGCGCGTGCCCGGCAGGCGCGGGAGCAGGCTCtggctcggcaccttcgacaccgccgAGGCCGCCGCGCGCGCCAACGACGCCGCCATGATCGCGCTCTCCGCCGGGGGCGCGGGCTGCCTCAACTTCGCCGACTCGGCCGAGCTGCTCGCCGTGCCGGCAGCCTCCTCCTACCGCAGCCTCGACGAGGTCCGCCACGCCGTCGTGGAGGCCGTCGAGGACTTGCTGCGGCGCGAGGCGATCGCCGAGGACGACGCGCTCTCCGGCACCTCCTCGTCCGCGCCCtcctccctcaccgacgacgggTCGTCCTCCTCGCCGCTGCCCGAGGAGGACTCGCCGTTCGAGCTGGACGTGCTGAGCGACATGGGCTGGGACCTGTACTACGCGAGCCTGGCGCAGGCGATGCTCATGGCGCCGCCTTCTTCCATGGCCGCGGCGCTCGGCGATTACGGCGAGGTCGATGTGCCACTCTGGAGCTACCAGAGCTAG